The Rhodothermales bacterium genome contains the following window.
CGCAAGCGCGTCGGTGGTTTGAAGCGCCAGGCCGCCGCGGGGGTGGTGACGCTGAGTCCCGACGGCCGCACACCGCTGGAGCAGTTGCGCCTGGCGCAGCATGCCGTGCGTCCAATGCACGATGCGCTGTGCGATGTGTGGGTGAATACCCTCAAGCCGGCCCTGGCGGATCAGGCCGGTATCCGCATTCTGGACTACGATGGACTCGCTGAGACGGAGCACGCCTTCCTGCGCGAGTACTTCCAGAAGAACATCTTCCCGGTCCTGACTCCGCTGGCCGTCGACCCGGGACATCCCTTCCCGTTCATCTCCAATCTGAGCCTTTCCCTGGCTGTGACACTGCGTCACCCCACGCGAGGCACCGAGCACTTTGCGCGGCTGAAGGTTCCTACCTCCCGCGGCCGGTTTGTGCGCCTTCCCGGGGACGGTCACAGCTACGTGCCCGTCGAGCAGGTGATCGCGGCCAATGTCGGCGAGGTATTCCGCGGCATGGATGTCGTGGGTGCTCACACGTTTCGACTGACGCGCAATGCGGACATCCGGCGGGATGAGGAAGAGGCGGACGATCTGATCGAGATGATCGCGGAGGAGCTCAGGGAACGGCGCTTTGCGCCCGTCACCCGGCTTGAGCTGGCAAGTTCGGCTTCAGAGGACGTGCGCGCTCTGCTGACACGCGAGCTGCAGCTCTCCCCGGAGGACATCTTTGACGTCGACGGCGAGCTGGATCTGACGGACTTGCACAACATCGCAAGCATCGATATTCCCGCGCTGCAGTTCCGGCCCTGGGATCCGGTCATTCCGTCGCGTCTGCGCCATGCAGGGGAGGCCAAGGACCGGGTGGACATGTTCTCGGTCATCAGGGGCGGCGACATCATGGTGCACCATCCCTACGAGGCGTTCAGCGCCAGCGTACTGCGCTTCATCGAGGACGCCGCAGTGGATCCGAAGGTGGTTGCCATCAAGCAGACCCTGTATCGCACCTCGGATGACTCACGTGTCGTCAACGCGCTGATTCGGGCCGCCGAGCGTGGGAAGCAGGTCGCCGTGCTTGTCGAGGTGAAGGCGCGATTTGATGAGGCCAACAACATGGAATGGGGCGCACTGCTGGAACGAGCCGGCGTGCATGTGACCTATGGCCTGGTCGGGCTGAAGACGCACACGAAGACGACGCTCGTCATCCGCGAAGAAGAGGACGGTCTGAGAGCCTACTGCCACATCGGGACGGGCAACTATCACCAGAAAACGGCCAAGCTCTACACCGACATCGGGTACTTCACGTGCGATCCCGATGTGGGCTACGACATCATCAACCTGTTTCACTATCTGACCGGCTATGCCCCGGAGCAGCACTACAAGAAACTGGTCGTGGCGCCGCGGGACATGCGCCGCACATTCGTGCAGCTTGTGCGCCGCGAAGTGGAGTTGCACGAGAAGCACGGCGATGGGCGTATAGTCGCGAAAATGAACGCGCTAGACGACACCGTCATGATCCAGGAGCTCTACCGCGCCTCTCAGGCCGGTGTGCGCATCGACCTGATCGTGCGAGGGCATTGCCGACTGCGGCCCGGATTGCCGGGGATCTCGGACAACATTCGTCTGGTGTCCATCCTGGGTCGTTTTCTCGAGCACAGCCGCATTTTCTGGTTCCGCAACAACGAGGAACACCAGGTCTTCATCGGAAGCGCGGACTGGCAGCGTCGCAATCTGGATGACCGGGTGGAAGCCGTGCTGGAGATAGATGACGAGAGTGCTCGCCAGCGGCTGATCGATACCCTTGAGCTGGCGCTGCTGGACAATCGCTCTGCGTGGGAGCTCGGATCCGACGGCCAGTATCAACTCCGTATGCCGGCGGACGGCCTCGAAGAGCCGGGATTTCAGGAGCAACTGATGCACATTCATCGCCAGGACGCGACAGAATCCAGCTCCTGGGACATCACCTGATCCGCCGCCCCGCGGGTGGAGGTCGGTCAGTACAGTTTCTCCATGCGCGCCGGGTCATTGGAGTCCGCATCGCGAGTGATCCAGTACGTGCGCATGCCCGGGTCCGGCCGGCGGTTCATGGGGTCCTTGCCCGCAAGGCGAAGCATGAGAGCGATGGGGGTCACGACGAGCAGGAAAACCAGCGTCAGCAGGACACGCGTCATGATCGTGCCAAGGACCAGCGCAATGAGCATCCAGGCCGGATACACGGTGCGCAATGCACCCGGAAGCAGCGTGCCGAGCATCACGAGGGGAGTCCCGACGGCGATCAGTACGGTTGCCGCGGTGCCGGGGACCCAGTCCGAGCGCCACATCAGAAACACTGCGATGGCAAGGAAGACACCGCCTACGACCAGGCCAAAACGGCGTAGCGTGCCGGCATCCCGGGGGAGGGCAAGCGCCTCTTTCCACAACGTTCTGAGCATGAGGGACGATACGAACACTCGGACCGGTTCACCGAGCAGGATTCGGAACGACAGCGTCAAATGATCGCGCCTGGGCTCCTTTCCCCGCTATTTCATGTCGCTCGTGCGGCGGTCGACGTAGGTTTTCGGCATGAACGACATCGTTGAGTCCGTGATGCGATCCGGCTTCGGCCAACCGGCAAGCGTGGCGTACCTGGTCGGAAAACCCGCACCGGGCGAGCACCTGCCCCTGGAACGGACCCTGGTCGTAGCCGGCAAGGGGTTCGAGGGTGATCACGACCGCACCGCGTGGTGGAAGGGGGAGTTGATTCCTGGTCGGGAGGTCACCGCAATGGCGATCGAGGTGCTGCGTGCGATGCGGGTTGCGCCGGACGTGCCCGGCGACAATCTGATTACGCGCGGCGTGGATCTCGGTGCACTGAACGCCGGGGATCGGCTCATGATTGGTGATGTGGTGCTTGTTCGCAGCGAGAAACCGCATCGCCCATGTGCGCTGTTCAGACAGCGGGCCGGGCACGAGGCTTTTGAGGCTGCGGCAGCGGGGCTGCGCGGTGCCCTCTTCTCGGTAGAACGATCGGGAGAAATCGCGGTGGGCGACCCGATCGAGGTTGTTGCCGAGGTGAGCGCATGAAGCGTGTGCTTCCCCTGGTGCTGGGTGTTGTCGTTGCGGCGTGTACCACGCCGCCGCAACAACGGGGAACGACGGGCGCCGAGGTCTACGCGACCACCTGCGCAGCCTGCCACGCCGCCGACGGACTCGGTGTCAATGAAGCTTTCCCGCCTCTAAAGGACAGCCCCTGGGTCAGTCTGCCGGATTCGCTGCTCATTCGGCTGACGCTACGTGGCCTGCGGGGCCCCATTCAGGTGAATGGCCGTGAATACAACAACATGATGCCGCCCCACGCCTTCCTCACGGACGAGCAGCTGGCCGCGGTACTCACGTTTGTGCGTACGGAGTTTGGAGCCGGTGGGCTCATTGAGCCCGACCAGGTTGCGGCAGAGCGTCAGCGATTCGGCTCTGGACCGATGTGGACCATCCAGGAGCTCACCGCCGCGCCTGAATGACCGGCTCAGGATCTGTCTGCGGCCCGGGCTACGAGGTGCTTGAATAACGGGAGCAGATCAGTCACCTGACGCTCCGGGTGGAATTGCACGCCCAGTACCGAGCCGTCTTCGTTTTCGATGGCTTCGATGACGCCGTCGTCGGCTCGGCCGGCCACCCGGAATCCCTGGCCCACGGATGCCAGGGCCTGGATGTGATAGGTGTTCACCGAACGCGGCTCCTCTCCGAGAAGCTTCGCGATCCAGGTGTCGGGTTCGGCGGTGAATGCGTGCGAAGTGCCGCCTCGCTCGCTGGAGTGCACGCCCGTTCCCTCCAGGGCGGACTGCACGTCTGCGTGGATGGTGCCGCCGGCCACCGCGTTGATCAGCTGCATGCCGTAGCAGATCCCCAGCACGGGCGCACTGCGCCTTCGGTGCAGTTCCAGATACAGCCTGTCTGATGCAGACCGGCGGGCGTCGGTGGGCTTGATGTCGTCGGGCAGCGAGCCGATCAGTCCCTCCTGGATCGCAGGCCCACCGGTGATCACCAGTCCCTGCACAAGGTCCACAAGCGCTTCGGCCACGCCTGGATCCGTGGTGGTCGGCAATACCACAGGAATCCCTCCGGCAGCTTCAACAGCATCCGCGTACCTCGCGTCCAGTTCCTGTTTGCCGTCCTTTAACGACGTGGTGATGCCTATCAGAGGCCTCTTCATGCGTCCGGGGTGTTCAGGGCGATGATTCGGGCGATGGCCGCTCCGCCCAGGTCAGTCAGTTCCGCCAATACGAGTTCGGTGTGGGCACCAAGGTCAGGCGGGGGAGACAGTTCCCGGAATCCGGCCGGCCACTGCCGGATCCCCTCAGGCTCGAGGACCATGTAAGGAGAGCGGGCGAGTGCATCGCCGGCGTGCCGAATCCGGCCGGCCGGCACCCCACATTTTTCCAGCCCAGCCATCAACGTGTCACTGGCAACTCCGGCTGCGGCCGCCTGGAGCCGCGATTCGAGTTGTTGGCGCTGCCTGACCCGACCGGCGTTTGTGCGCCACTGCGCATCGACCGGGACATGCAGTGCTTCACAGACGGCCTCAAACTGCCGACTGCTGCCGACGGCCAGCAGAATCGACTCGCCGTCGGAGCACTGGAGCACGGTCCCATAGGGGGCGATGTTGGGGTGTGCAGATCCCATGCGCACGGGAGGCTGTCCAGTTCGCAGGGTGCCGCTGCCCTGGTTGGCCAGCGCAGAAACAGCGGCATCGAGCAGCGAAATGGTCACATGCCTGCCTTTGCCGGTGCGCTGCCGGTCCAGCAGCGCCAGAAGAATGCCCTCCTTCAAGTGGTGGGCCGCCAGCACGTCCATCAGGGCCACAGGCAGTTTGACGGGGGGGCGGTCCGGATAACCGTTCATCGCCATGAAGCCGGATTCGGCCTGGATGACCGCATCGTAACCGGCGCGATCGGAGTCTCGGCCGTATCCGGATACCGTGGCAACTATGAGTCCCGGGTTCTCCAGCAGCAGCGTTTCCGGGTCGAGCCCCAATCTGGCGTCGTGCCCGGGGCGGAAACTGGCGATGAGGATGTCGGCCCTGGCCGCCAGTGCTTTGGCGGCACGGGCGGCCTCGGTGTCCCGGAGGTCCAGCACCACGGATTCCTTGCCAAAGTTCGCT
Protein-coding sequences here:
- a CDS encoding c-type cytochrome, yielding MKRVLPLVLGVVVAACTTPPQQRGTTGAEVYATTCAACHAADGLGVNEAFPPLKDSPWVSLPDSLLIRLTLRGLRGPIQVNGREYNNMMPPHAFLTDEQLAAVLTFVRTEFGAGGLIEPDQVAAERQRFGSGPMWTIQELTAAPE
- the ppk1 gene encoding polyphosphate kinase 1, with the protein product MATTRLSSSGGDSSPHDTPGVPSPSKPRLHAAVPRAVDPQPVATGAELDHPALYFNRELSWLDFNWRVLHLALDERTPLLERVRFAAITTSNMDEFFRKRVGGLKRQAAAGVVTLSPDGRTPLEQLRLAQHAVRPMHDALCDVWVNTLKPALADQAGIRILDYDGLAETEHAFLREYFQKNIFPVLTPLAVDPGHPFPFISNLSLSLAVTLRHPTRGTEHFARLKVPTSRGRFVRLPGDGHSYVPVEQVIAANVGEVFRGMDVVGAHTFRLTRNADIRRDEEEADDLIEMIAEELRERRFAPVTRLELASSASEDVRALLTRELQLSPEDIFDVDGELDLTDLHNIASIDIPALQFRPWDPVIPSRLRHAGEAKDRVDMFSVIRGGDIMVHHPYEAFSASVLRFIEDAAVDPKVVAIKQTLYRTSDDSRVVNALIRAAERGKQVAVLVEVKARFDEANNMEWGALLERAGVHVTYGLVGLKTHTKTTLVIREEEDGLRAYCHIGTGNYHQKTAKLYTDIGYFTCDPDVGYDIINLFHYLTGYAPEQHYKKLVVAPRDMRRTFVQLVRREVELHEKHGDGRIVAKMNALDDTVMIQELYRASQAGVRIDLIVRGHCRLRPGLPGISDNIRLVSILGRFLEHSRIFWFRNNEEHQVFIGSADWQRRNLDDRVEAVLEIDDESARQRLIDTLELALLDNRSAWELGSDGQYQLRMPADGLEEPGFQEQLMHIHRQDATESSSWDIT
- a CDS encoding MOSC domain-containing protein, with the translated sequence MNDIVESVMRSGFGQPASVAYLVGKPAPGEHLPLERTLVVAGKGFEGDHDRTAWWKGELIPGREVTAMAIEVLRAMRVAPDVPGDNLITRGVDLGALNAGDRLMIGDVVLVRSEKPHRPCALFRQRAGHEAFEAAAAGLRGALFSVERSGEIAVGDPIEVVAEVSA
- a CDS encoding gamma-glutamyl-gamma-aminobutyrate hydrolase family protein (Members of this family of hydrolases with an active site Cys residue belong to MEROPS family C26.); this translates as MKRPLIGITTSLKDGKQELDARYADAVEAAGGIPVVLPTTTDPGVAEALVDLVQGLVITGGPAIQEGLIGSLPDDIKPTDARRSASDRLYLELHRRRSAPVLGICYGMQLINAVAGGTIHADVQSALEGTGVHSSERGGTSHAFTAEPDTWIAKLLGEEPRSVNTYHIQALASVGQGFRVAGRADDGVIEAIENEDGSVLGVQFHPERQVTDLLPLFKHLVARAADRS
- a CDS encoding CoA transferase, which produces MLEGLLVVELATVLAGPSVGQFLAELGARVVKVEPPAGDVTRSWHRAAENPDDTASYFSAANFGKESVVLDLRDTEAARAAKALAARADILIASFRPGHDARLGLDPETLLLENPGLIVATVSGYGRDSDRAGYDAVIQAESGFMAMNGYPDRPPVKLPVALMDVLAAHHLKEGILLALLDRQRTGKGRHVTISLLDAAVSALANQGSGTLRTGQPPVRMGSAHPNIAPYGTVLQCSDGESILLAVGSSRQFEAVCEALHVPVDAQWRTNAGRVRQRQQLESRLQAAAAGVASDTLMAGLEKCGVPAGRIRHAGDALARSPYMVLEPEGIRQWPAGFRELSPPPDLGAHTELVLAELTDLGGAAIARIIALNTPDA